GCTGGCGGGGCCGCCGGGGGCGCCGGCGTCGTGGGCGGCGCTCACGCTGCTCTGGACGGTGGCGCTCGGGGCCGCCGGAGGAGCCGTGGCGGCCCGGCGGCGCTCCTCCGAGGGGCGGCGGGGCTCCTCCGAGGGGCGGCGGGGCTCCTCCGGGAGCACGCCTTCGCACGTGGTGCCGCGCCGTGTCTAGGGCCAGGCTGGTCGTGCTGCGGCTGGTCGCCGTGGCCATGCTGGTGACGCTGCTCGGGCGGCTGTGGGTCCTCCAAGTGGTCGACGGGGAGGCGTACCTGCGGGCTGCGGCCGACGTACGGATCAGGAGCGTGCCGCTGCCGCCCACCCGGGGCCAGATCCTCGACGCGCACGGCCGTCCCCTGGTCACCAACAACACCCGCCCCGTCGTCACGGTGGACGCCGTGGCCCTGGCCCACCAGCCGGACGGCGGCCGGGCGGTGCTGACCCGGCTGGGCCAGGCGCTGGGGCAGCCGTACCGGCAGCTCGCGGAGAAGGTGCGGCTGTGCGAGGCGGGGGTGAGCAAGCCGTGCTGGCAGGGGTCGCCGTACGAGCCGATCCCGGTCGCGCAGGACATGAGCGTGCCGGTGGCGCTGCAGATCAGCGAGCGGCAGCAGGACTTCCCGGGCGTTCGCACGGAGCTGCGCCCGGTCCGCGTGCACCCGCACGGCGCGGCGGCGGCGCACACGCTCGGCTACGTCCAGGGCGCCCGGGGCCGCGACGGGCTCGAAGCGGCCTACGACCGCGATCTGGCCGGCCGGGCCGGGCGCAGGGACGTGGCCGTGGATAACACGGGCCGCGTCACCAGGACGCTCCGCCAGAACCCGCCGGTGCCCGGGAACACGCTCGTGACCAGCCTCGACTCCCGCATCCAGACGATCGCGGAGCGGGCGCTGGCCAGGGCCGTGGCCGGCAGCGGCGCCTCGTCGGGCGCGGCCGTGGTGCTGGAGTCGGGCACGGGCCGTGTGGTGGCGCTGGCGGGGCGGCCCGCGTACGACCCGGGGGTGTGGACGGACGGCGTGACGGCGCGCGAGTACCGGTCGCTGCCGCTGCTGTCACAGGCCGTGCAGGGTGAGTGGGCGCCCGGCTCGACGTGGAAGGTCGCCTCGGTGGTGGCGGCGGCGTCGGCCGGGTACGGGCTCGGCGCCACCTACGACTGCCCGTCCGGCTACACCGTCGGCGACCGGGTGTTCCGCAACTTCGCCAGCGCGGACCTGGGCCTGATGACCATGCACGGGGCCCTGGTCCACTCCTGTGACACGATCTTCTACCGGCTGGCCGACCAGCTCTGGCAGCGCGGCTCCGACGCCCTGCAGCACACGGCCCGCGGGTTCGGGTTCGGCCGGCCGACGGGGGTGGACGTGCCGGGCGAGGCGGCCGGTGCGGTGCCCGACGCGGCCTCGAAGCGGGCCTACTGGCGGGCCACCCGGGCGGAGAGCTGCCGCCGGGCCGGCAAGGGGTACCCGGAGCTGACGGACCGGGCGCGGGCGGCGTACCTGACGGCCATCGCGCGGGAGAACTGCCGGGGCGGCGGCGTGTGGCGGGGCGGCGACGCGGCGAACCTCGCCATCGGGCAGGGCGGCGTGCTGGTGACGCCGCTGCAGCTGGCGCGGGCGTACGCGGCGGTGGCCAACGGCGGCACCCTGCACAGCCCGCGCGTCGGCATGAAGGTGGTGCGGCCCGACGGGACGACGGTGCGGGCGATCACGCCGCCGGTGGCCGGGCGGCTGCCCGCCACGGCCGCGACGCTGCGCTTCATCCGGCAGGCGCTCGCCCAGGTGCCCCGGTCGGGGACGGCTTCCGGGGCCTTCGAGGGGTTCCCGTTCGGGAAGATCGCGGTGGCCGGGAAGACGGGGACGGCGGAGTCGTTCGGCCACCGCGACACCTCCTGGTTCGCCTCCTTCGCGCCCGACCCGGCCTACACCGTGGTCGTCGTGCTGCCGGAGGGCGGCAGGGGCGGCGAGGGCGCGGCGCCGGCGGCCCGCGAGATCTGGGAGGGCATCCTCGGGCTCAGGGAGCGGCGATGATCGCGACGGCCGGGAGACGACGGCTCGGGTGGGCGCCCTCGCTGGGCCCGCCGGACCGGGTGCTGACGCTGCTGGCGCTGGCGCTGTCCGCGACGGGGCTGCTGCTGGTGTGGTCGGCCACCCGGTTGGGGGGCGGCCACGCGCTGCTGGTGCGGCAGGCGGTGGCCGTCGGGGCGGGGCTGGTGCTGATGTGGCTGGTGTCGCGGGTGGACCTGCGGGTGCTGCGGGCGTACGTGCCGCTGGCGTACGTGCTGGCCCTGGTGTCGCTGGCCGGGGTGCTGAGCCCGCTGGGCGTGCGGGTGAACGGGGCGCACTCGTGGATCGTGCTGGCGCCCGGGGTGCAGTTCCAGCCGTCGGAGTTCGCCAAGGTGGCGCTGGCGCTGGCGTTCGCGGTGCCGCTGGGCGAGCTGCGCGACGGGCAGGGGCGGCCGGGGTTCGACGGGGTGGTGCTGGCGCTGGTGCTGGCCGCGGTGCCGATCGGGCTCATCGCGCTGCAGCCGGACGTGGGCACGATGCTGGTGTTCGCGGCCATGGTGGCGGGGGCGCTGCTGGTGTCGGGGGCGCCCAAACGGTGGCTGCTGGTGCTCGTCGCGGGGGCGGCGGGAGCGGGCGCGGCGGCGTGGCAGCTCGGGCTGGTCCGGCCGTACCAGCTCGAACGGCTACTCGTGCTGGTACGGCCGGGAGCCGACCCGGGCGGCATCGGCTACAACGCCGCCCAGGCCCGCATCGCGATCGGCTCCGGCGGCCTGTCCGGCAAGGGCCTGTTCAACGGCGAGCAGACCGCCGGGCACTTCGTGCCCGAACAGCACACCGACTTC
The nucleotide sequence above comes from Nonomuraea gerenzanensis. Encoded proteins:
- the mrdA gene encoding penicillin-binding protein 2; protein product: MSRARLVVLRLVAVAMLVTLLGRLWVLQVVDGEAYLRAAADVRIRSVPLPPTRGQILDAHGRPLVTNNTRPVVTVDAVALAHQPDGGRAVLTRLGQALGQPYRQLAEKVRLCEAGVSKPCWQGSPYEPIPVAQDMSVPVALQISERQQDFPGVRTELRPVRVHPHGAAAAHTLGYVQGARGRDGLEAAYDRDLAGRAGRRDVAVDNTGRVTRTLRQNPPVPGNTLVTSLDSRIQTIAERALARAVAGSGASSGAAVVLESGTGRVVALAGRPAYDPGVWTDGVTAREYRSLPLLSQAVQGEWAPGSTWKVASVVAAASAGYGLGATYDCPSGYTVGDRVFRNFASADLGLMTMHGALVHSCDTIFYRLADQLWQRGSDALQHTARGFGFGRPTGVDVPGEAAGAVPDAASKRAYWRATRAESCRRAGKGYPELTDRARAAYLTAIARENCRGGGVWRGGDAANLAIGQGGVLVTPLQLARAYAAVANGGTLHSPRVGMKVVRPDGTTVRAITPPVAGRLPATAATLRFIRQALAQVPRSGTASGAFEGFPFGKIAVAGKTGTAESFGHRDTSWFASFAPDPAYTVVVVLPEGGRGGEGAAPAAREIWEGILGLRERR
- the rodA gene encoding rod shape-determining protein RodA, whose translation is MIATAGRRRLGWAPSLGPPDRVLTLLALALSATGLLLVWSATRLGGGHALLVRQAVAVGAGLVLMWLVSRVDLRVLRAYVPLAYVLALVSLAGVLSPLGVRVNGAHSWIVLAPGVQFQPSEFAKVALALAFAVPLGELRDGQGRPGFDGVVLALVLAAVPIGLIALQPDVGTMLVFAAMVAGALLVSGAPKRWLLVLVAGAAGAGAAAWQLGLVRPYQLERLLVLVRPGADPGGIGYNAAQARIAIGSGGLSGKGLFNGEQTAGHFVPEQHTDFIFTVAGEELGFAGAALIVLAVFALLWRALSIARHAASRYGAVLAGGLVSWIGFQTFMNVGMTVGLMPIVGVPLPFVSYGGSATVAGLVAIGLLQAVHRSKPMQA